The region TCGGAGTAGAGGGCCGACGGCTGTTCGCCGGCCGACCCCATCCAGAGCAGGGCTCGGGCGTCGTCCACGAGGAAGACGCCGGAACTCTCATACCGCAGGGCTTTCCCCGACGGCGCGCGCCCCTCGTAGAGGGTGCCGAGGGGGTGGACATGGACCCCGAACCGCGAGGGCTGCTCGCCCTTCCAGCAGTCGGTGACGATATCGACCTGCACGGAATCGGGGAGAGGTTCGAGGAGCGCGAGCACGGCCCCTTCGAGGAGGTTCCACGACACCAGCATCTCCACGCTCTGCTCCGCGCTCCGGATCATATCGGCAAGGCGGGTCTTGATGTTCTCCTCCCCGTAGACGGTCCAGATCAGTTCCTGGTTGCCCCGGCCTTCCGAGTCCTTCTCCCGGTAAAATACGTCGAGGGCCACCCGAGCGTTCTCCGCATCATCCTCGATCCGGCGCATCAGGTTCTCGATGCCCCGGTCGGGCGGGATCGCGTCAAAGCGTTTAGGCGTCGTGTGAGAGACGCTGACCAGTTCTTTCTGGACAAGCCGGTCGAGAACCGGGTAGACGGATGCGCGCGGCACACCGGAGATCTCGTGGATCTCGGTCGCGGTCGCGCCGGCCACCCTGAGCAGTCCGATATACACGAGGGCTTCGTACTTCGTAAGTCCCAGCGATTTGAGAGATTCGATGGTTGTGTTTGGTATGTCCCGGGAAGCCTTCATCCATCACATATATATACGGTTCAGCAATAAATGTTGTTGTTAAAAAAACAACATGGTGATCAGATGCGTTGGCAGCACGTACCGGTAATGATTCTCCTGCTGGCACTCTTGGCTGTGCCCGGAGCGGCAGCAGGGGCCAAATACCTCTATGGAAGTCCAGAACTCTCAGCAACGATTGCCGGCACCAATGAATTCGCACCGGGTGCCGACACCAGCCTGACCGTAATCATATCCAACAGCGGCCTGAATACTCACAAGATCGTAGGCTCGGATATCGTCAACCGCGACGACCTGCCGAACACCGCGAAACTTGCTACGGCAGCGCTCAAGAGCGAGAACACGCCGTTCACCGTCAAGACGGACCCCCAGTTCGTAAGCGACATTGCGGGCGGCGCCTCAAAGACCGCCACATTCAACGTGAAGGTGGCCGATTCTGCGAAGCCGGGCACGTACGTGCTGCCGCTTGAGGTGACCTACACCTACCTGCAGGAGGCGGAAGAATACGGGCCCGACACCCTCCGCTACTACTACCAGAAGAAGACCGAGACCCTGCCGCTCTCGGTGCGGGTCACGCCCGACCTCCGCGTCGAGGTTCTGGGCGTGCGGTCCGAGTCGCTGAACGTCGGCACGGAAGGCTACGTCTACCTGACCCTGAAGAACGTCGGGCACGACACGGCAAACAAGGCCGTCGCCAAGGTTGTCAGGAACGGCGCGAGCCCGCTCATCCCCACCGACGGCAGCGCCTACATCGGGACGTTCGAGCCCGGAGAGACGGTTGACGTAAAGTTCAAGGTCTCCGTCTCAGACAACGCCGAGCCCCAGTCGTACCCGCTGGATGTCGTGGTCACCTACGAGGATTACGAGGAGAAGACGGCGACCTCCAAAGTAGTGACGATCGGCCTCCCGGTCGGCGGGAAGATTGACTTTAAGGTCGCCTCCCCGACTGTAACGCTCAACCCAGGCGGAAAGAGCATCCTTGAGGTCGTGTATAAGAACACCGGAGCGGCGAAGGTCTACAACGCTCAGGCGCGGATCAGCGCCGTCGACCCCTTCACCAGCAACGATGATACCGCCTATCTCGGCGACCTTGCCCCCGGCGAGACCGCTACGGCGAGGTTCGAGGTGAGCATCGACGCCGACGCGACCTTGAAGGAGTACGGAATCGACTCCGAGATCCGCTACCGCGACGACCTCGACAACAGCAAGATATCGGACACCATGAAGGTGAGGGTGGCTCTTGAGAAGAAATCAGGCGCTATCTTTACCAACCCGGTCTTCCTCGCTGTTATTGCGGCTGTCATCATCGGAGCAGGGTATTATATATTCGTGTACCGTAAGAAGAGGTGATGAACGGTTACTGGGACGGGCCTAAACCGGAGGCGCAGGTAAGGACGATCGAGGAGATGCGAGAAGTTCTCGCAGATCCCGGCTGTACCTCCGATCGACCCCTCTATTTTATGTACCGAGACTTGGCGAGGAGCGAGGACGACCGGCAATGGCTCCGGCAGCACCAAGTCCGGTACGACATCACCGTTATTCCTCCCCTGACTCTCTGCGGAGAGTACATCAAGACGAAGGGGCACTACCATACCGTCAACCCGGCAGGGGTGCTCTATCCCGAGATCTACGAGGTGCTCTCAGGGACGGGGCACTACCTCCTCCAGACCGAAGACGCCGGCGACGTGGTGATGGTCGAGGGCTCCGTCGGCGACAAGATCCTGATCCCGCCGGGGTACGGCCATGTGACCATCAACCCGGGGCGGGAGGACCTCGTGATGGCAAACCTCGTATCGACGGAGTTCTCCAGCAACTACGGACCCTATGCGGAGAGGCAGGGCGCCGCCTACTACGAGATGGAGGGCGGGGCGCTGGTGAAGAACCCGCGATACCCCGACGCGGCGCCGGTGCGCTACTGCGACCCGGTGGAGGTCCCGGAACTCGGGATCGAGAAGGGCGTCGGGCTCTACGACCTGATCGGGCGGCCCCGATCCGTCGCATTCCTCAACCGCCCCGAGCAGTTCATGGGGATCTTCGCCGACGTGCTCGGCGGGTGCCTGCTGGCACGGTGAGGGGCGGGGTCCTGACAGGTGCGTCCGCACGTTCCCCAACTCCAAAAGACATCACAAGCCGCGCCCGTGGGGCAAAAATACCGACTCGCTAGTTTATCTCAGCACTTTTCCACGGATTTTCACCGGGTATCGCACCTGGGGCGGGGCTGACGGGGAGAGGGTCTCCCCCTCGCACCTAGCGGTGCTCGAGCTCGCTTTCGCTCGCACTCCCCGGTCCCCACCCCCGACGCGATATCCCCCACGGTCCAGTGTACGGGTAATTTCCCCTGCCCAGGCCTGTCCTTCAGCCATGATTGTGCGGTTTGGCCACCATAGGCCAAACCCTCAGGTCCCGCCCCCTTCACAACCCCCGGACCTCGTCGAGGACCTGGCAGGCCCGGCAAGTCTTCCCGCACGGCTCCCCGCACCGCTCGCAGACCCGGAGCCCCTCTTCCTGCGGCTTTGCCGGGTTCCGGAGGGCCTCGCCGAGGTTGACGACCGAGTACTTCGTCGCCGGGTGGTGGTAGGTGTAGTCGTCGAGGAGCCCCCGGACGTCTCCCCGCAGGGCGCCGACCGCGTAGGGGCATCCCGCAAGGTCGAACCCCTCGACATGGAGGAAGGCGTAGAGCGCCACCTCGCGCTCGGGTATGTACATGAACGGCTTGATCCGGGGGACCAATCCCGAGACCTCCCGCATCGGGCGGGTCAGCCGGTAGGGGTCGCCCCGGAGGACGTTCATCAGCACCGACTGGGCCTCGTCGTCCAGGTTGAACCCGTAGGCGAACTTCGTAACCCCTTCCTCGCGGGCGATCCGGTTCATCAGCGCCCGCCGGAGCACGCCGCAGTAGGAACAGGAGAGCCGGGTCCCCTTCCGGCCCACGATCTCGTCGAGCGTGACCCCGTATTCCTCGCGGAACGAGGCCGTCACCCAAGGAACCCCTATCGCGTCGGCGATTCTCCGGGCTTGGCTTGGGTCGCGGTAGCCCGAGATCCCCTCGTCCACGGTTATCGCCATCAGCCGGACGTCCCGGCGCTCACGGAGGAGCCGGTTGAGGAAGTAGAGGACGGCGCTTGAGTCCTTGCCCCCCGAGAGCGCCACCGCCACGGTATCCCCCGACCTGATCCAGCGGTGCTCGCGGATCGCCCGCTTCGCTTTCGCCTCAAAATCAAGGTTGAAATGCTGCTCGCAGAGGTGCAACCCCGAGTATCGCTGGAAGATGACCGCGTCGCGGCGGCACTTGCTGCACTGCATGCTCTCTCGATCATTCTTTTATCACCGTGGCACATAAATGGTGTAGAAGATGCCTGTTCCTGCAGAATACGTGCGATCCCTGCACGCCTACGAACTTCGGATCCTGCTCGCCCTCGAACGCCTCATGCGCCGCTACCAGTGGGTGCCGCTCGAGGAGCTCAAGTCGGCGACAAAGTTCTCGGAGTCTGAACTCTCCTACCGGCTGGGCAGGCTGCTGGCTATGGATATGGTCAGGTACGAGAAAGTCCCCTACGAGGGCTACGCCCTCGTCTTCAACGGCTACGACACCCTGGCCCTCCACACCCTCACCCGCCGGGGGACCGTCCAGGCGCTCGGGACCCTGATCGGCGTCGGCAAAGAGTCGGAGGTCTACGAAGCGATGGGGCTTGGGCCTGTGGTCCTGAAGTTCCACCGGGTCGGGCAGCGGTCGTTCCAGTCGGCCCGGCTGAAACGCGGTTACATGCCGGAAGGCGGGCACTGCCCGTGGATATTCGCCTCCAGCAACTCGGCGAAGATGGAGTACGACGCCTTAAAGACCCTCCACCCCGCCGTCTCGGTGCCCCTCCCCATCGACCAGAACCGGCACGTCGTGGCGATGTCGCTCATCCCCGGGGTCAACCTCTCGCGGGCGGCCCTTGCGGAACCGGAGGCGGTCCTCGACGAGGTCATCAGGAATGTCCGCGAGGCCTACCGTCTCGGCATCGTCCACGGCGACTTGAGCGAGTTCAATGTCATGGTCGACGAGGGGCAGTGCTGGCTGATCGACTGGCCCCAGTGGGTGGAGACCAGCCACCCGAACGCAGGCGAGATCCTCGCACGGGACATCGCAAACATCCTCCAGTACTTCAAACGGAAATACGGCATCGAGTACGCCTTCGACGAAGCACTGGCACGGGTGGTGGAGTGAAGGTCTTCGGGATCGACATCATCAAAGGCTCGGTTCGTTCACGTACCCGCCGGCCCGTCTACGCTCTCTGCAGGATGGAGGACGGCGAAGTCCGGGGCGTCGAGGAGGTCACCGGGTTCCGTCTCCAGCGCATCCTCGCGCGGGAAGAGCCCGACATTCTCGCGGTAGACAGCCTCCAAGAGATCGCAGCCGACCAGCGCGAACTCCACGCCTTTCTGCAGGCGCTTCCGCCCTCGACGAAACTCGTCCAGGTGACCGGGGGGGAACGGAAAGAGAGCCTCGGGAAGGTCGCCGCCCGCTACAACATCAGTTTCAACAAGTTCGACCCCTACGCCGAGGCCCGGACCACCGCGCAGGTGGCCTCCCTCGGGGCGGGCGTCGAGGTGATCGCGTTTGAGAACACCACCGACATCGTGGTGAGCAGGCACCGCTCGCCGGGCCGGGGCGGGTGGAGCCAGAACCGCTACGCGAGGAAGATCCACGGCGGCGTGATGCAGAAGGCCCGGGAGATCGAGGGACGGCTCCGGGGGGCCGGCCTCGACTACGAGAAGAAGGAGACGAAGGCCTTCGGCGGGTATTCAAGGGTCGCCTTCCGGGTCGTCGCGCCCCGGGACATGGTCTCGGTCCACTCCTCGCGGGGCGCCGACGTGCAGGTCCGGGTGACGGGCAAGGAACTCGACCGGATACGGTTCGAACCGCTCTCCAGCCGCCCCCGCTACCTGATCGTCGGGCTCGACCCCGGGACGACCACCGGGATCGCCGCCGTGGACCTCGACGGCAACCTGGTCCTCCTCTCGAGTTCCCGCCAGATGACGATGTCCGATATCGTCGAGGAACTCTACCGCGCCGGGAAACCGCTCATCGTCGCATCGGACGTCCAGCAGATGCCCTACTCGGTCGAGAAGATCCGCCGGGCGTTCAACGCCATCCCCTACACCCCGAAGCAGTCGCTCTCGGTGGAGGCGAAGTACGACCTGACCGCCCGGTTCTCGTACACGAACGACCACGAGCGCGATGCCCTCTCGGCGGCGCTGGATGCCTACCGGAGCCTCCAGAACAAGTTCCGGAACCTCGCAAAGCGGGTGCGGCCGGGGGTCGACCTCGACGAGGTGCGGGCGCGGGTGCTCCGGGGCCAGTCGCTCGATACGGTCCTCGCGGACCTGCAGGGGGTTCCTGCGGCGGAGAAACCGGCTGTGCCGGAGGAAGCCGTCCCGGAGCGGCCGGTCGAGGACGAGCGGGTGATGGCGCTCGACGGCATGGTGAAGCGGCTCCGGAGCTACGTGCAGGAACTCCAGGAAGACCTTCGGGAGCGCGACCGGGAGGTGGAGCAACTGCAGCAGGCCGTGCGGCGGGCACGCTCCGCGACCGAGCGGAAGGTCCGGCGGGATGCGGAACTGGCGACGAAGGATGCGACCATCGAGAGCCTGCGCGAGCAGCTCCGGGACGAACGGCGGCGGTCCCGGCGGCTGAAGAAGCGCCTGGAACGGATGCGGGCCGTCGCGAAGATCGAGGTCTCCGAGGACTACACCCCGCTCAAGGTGCTCGACTCCCTCACTCGGGACGGGGTGCGGAGCCTCCAGGAGGAGGTCGGCATATCGGCGGGCGACATCCTCTACGTCCGGCAAGCCCACGGCTGGGGCCGGGGCGTGGTGAAGGACCTCTCGGGGACCGGGGTGCGGGCGCTGGTCGTCGGCGGGGAGCCTCCCGACCCGCACCTTGTCAAGGTCGCCCGGGAGGCGGGCCTCCCCCTCCTCCCCGCCGACGCGGTCAGGCCGGAGATCCGGGGCAGGACCGGGGCGGCAAAGACCGAGGCCGTCGAGGAGGCCGTCGGGGAGTGGGAGGAGGAGCAGAAGGAGTTCTTGCGGGAGAAGGAGGCCGAGCGGGTCGAGTACCTCTTCAAGGAGTACCGGAGCGAGCGGGAGAAGGAGGTGCGCCGCGGTGGATGAGCGGGGCCTGCACCGGCTGATCGGGACGATCATCGACCCTGAGCGGCTTGCCGACGACTGCGCCGTCATTCCTTGCGGCGACCTTCTGATGGTCGCGAGCACCGATATGCTCCATGAGACCACCGACTTCCCGGCCGGGATGACCGATTGGCAGGTGGGCTGGATGGCGGTGGCGGTCACGCTCTCCGACATCGCGAGCATGGGGGCGGCGCCGGGGCAGGTGCTCCTCGCGGTCGGCCTCGACCGGCCGGAACGGCTCTCCGGGATCATGGAAGGCGCCCGGGACTGCTGCACGGCGTTCGGCGCCGAGCTCGTGGGCGGGGACCTCGACGCCCACCGGGAACTCACACTCGTGAGCACTGGCCTCGGGACCGTCGCCCCGGAGCATATCGTCCGGCGGCGGGGAGCGCGGCCGGGAGACGTCATCGCGGTCACCGGGCCGCTCGGGGAGGCAGAGGCCGCTCTCGCCGGCTACAAACAGCACTGGAAGGAACTCCTTGAGCCGCAGCCCCGGGTAGCGGAGGGCAAGATCCTCGGCCGTGCCGGGGCCTCGGCGATGATGGATATCTCAGACGGGCTCGCGCTCTCGCTCTACGACCTTCTCGCGGTGAACGACTGCGGGTTTTCGGTCGATACCTCCCGCCTCCCGCTCCCGGCCGGCGTCCCGGAGGACGAGGCCCGGGAACTCGCGCTCTACGGCGGGGGGGACTTCGAACTCCTCTTCTCTGCACCCCCCGCCCTTCTCCCGATTCCGGGGGTCGCGGCGCACGTCGTCGGCGAGGTCATCCCGGAGCGGGTGGTCCTTGCGGACGGAAAGCCGCTCGAGCGCCGGGGATACCTGCACGAGTGGAGCGGTTAGCGCTCCGGGGTCCGTGGAATCTTGATGCCGTTATGCCTCGGCGATCGAGGGTATTATAATAAGGAAGGACCGCACAAGGTACACCCCTTAGGCGCCCGGGGGTTCGGTCATGCCCCCGAATTCCTGTATATTCATCGGCGGTGTGCTTCTCCGGAGTACCTCCAACGCGGAGATCTCGACTTCTTCAACGCAAAAGAAAGCAACCGCCGGGCGTAGGCCGATCCTAGGTGCTGCCGGTATGGCTACGAGGGATGGGGTCGGTCTGGGTAGGCAATCTACCGTCCCCCGGATACCGATCCGCCGTTCTCGTACGAGTTTCGTCGGGACGGCGGCGGGCGCCTATATGAACGAGCCCTGAGGAGGTTTCCTGAATCCCGGACCTCTCTCCCGGGTTTGAGTGATACTACATGACAGCAGAAACTACAGAAACTACAGAAAACCAAGTCATCTTCTATTGTGGCAGGTGCCACAATCGATGGACCGAAAAATTTACCAATAAGCCGATCGGGTGTCCGATCTGCCGAAACTATAGCACAATCGGGCGCATCGAGCCGAGACGTAGGCGGAGGGAGCGGTGACAGGGGTTCCCTTGGGCCCAAGACGGCGAGACGTCGAAGAACAACCAAGACGCCTGTAGAACCGGTGGTCCGGAGAAGAGGCGCAGTCACCCGCCATCATGGGTTACCCAGGTAGCCGGACGGGAGGCTCTGCTCGATCCGGGTCGCGAAGGTTGCATGGGTCACAACTCTCACCACCCCTTTTGAACATCGTTATCGCCCCGCCGCCTCTCGCTCGCGGTAGGCCGAAAAATCCGGCCGCAGAGGATTGTTTTTCCGATTACCGCGTTCAAACGCCGCCAAAGACTGCCTTACAAAAGTTATTATACCGACCGTTCGCTATACACCGGGCCTGGAGGCGAAAAGATTGCAGAGGGAGAGTATTCTCATGGAAGAACAGCAGAGCGAGAGGCGGCCGAACATCGATCTCTTGAGGGCGGAAGAGGATATCGACGGCCTGATCGGGGCGCTCGCAAGCGAGGACGGCCTGACCCGCCAGCGGGCCGCCCTGGCGCTCGGTGACTTCGGCGATGCGAAGGCGGCGAGACCGCTCATCCGGGCGCTCGGCGACCCGCTGACGGCGGTGCGGGAGGCGGCGGCCGACTCGCTCGCCATGCTCGGCACCGCGGCGGTCGGGCCGCTGGTCGAACTCATCGAGCGCCCCGAGGCCTCGGAGGGCTACGAGGAACCCGGGGCCGTAGAGGGCGCAAAGGCCGTGACCGGGCCCGGCGGCCAGGCCTGGGAGATAGCGACCAGACGGGACCTCCGGCGGGTCTATGCGGCCGCCATCCTCGGCGAGATAGGCGATGCTTCGGCGGCCGAGCCCCTCGCCCGGGCGCTCCGCGACGCAAACGACGATCTCAGGTGCCAGGCGTCCGGGGCACTCGCGAAGTTCGGCCGCGAGGCGGTGGAGCCGCTTCGCGCGGCGCTCGCCGACCCAGACCCCGACGTCAGGATCGTTGCGGCCGGCGTCCTCGGGGATATCGGCGATGCTTCGGCGGTGGAGCCCCTCATCGGCGCGCTCCGCGACGAGGACGACGATGTCCGGGGGGCGGCGGCGGGCGCCCTCATCAGGACCGGGAGTGCCGCGGTCGACCGGCTCATCGAGGCGACGAAGGATGCCGACCGGAACGTCAGGCTCTACGCGGCTGGCGCCCTCAAGTATATCGGCGATCCGGGGGCTATCGATGCCCTCCAAGCCCTCGCCCGGAGCGGCGATGCGGAGGAGAGAAGCGTCGCTGAGGATGCGATCGAGAAGATCCGGATGGTCGGCGGGGAGGCCGCCCCGGAGCCTTCGGCGCCGACGTCGCGGTGATTTTTGACCCTCTTACTTTTTTGCCCGGGAACGGCCGGGGCGTGGGCGCCGACGGAACAACTGCGACTGTGAAATGGCGGCCTATGCTCTCGACCCCCTATAACCGGAGGGTTTCATTGCAGGAAGGCGTTCTCTACCCAAAAAAAAGTGTGTTCTTATCCCCTGCGCCGGACCCTGACCGATTCCGCGTGGGCGTGGAGCCCTTCCGCGTCGGCGATCGTCTCCACCGCGTCGCCGATGGCCTCGAGCCCCTCGCGCGTGATCATCTGGACCGTCGAGCGCCGGCAGAAGTGGTTCACGTCGAGCCCTGAGTAGAGGCGGGCATAGCCTGCAGTCGGGAGGACGTGGTTCGTCCCCGATGCATAGTCGCCGCAGGCCACCGCCGAGTAGGGGCCGACGAATATCGACCCGGCGCTCCGGATCCGGTTGAGGATGGCGAGCGGGTCGGCCACCTGCACCGAGAGGTGCTCGGGAGCGATGCCGTCGACCGTCGCCGCCGCTTCGTCGAGGTCGGAGGCCACGATGTAGCCCGAGTGGTCGAGCGCTTTTGCAATGATCTCCCGCCGCTCTGCACCCTCAGCCATCCGCTTCACCTCGGCCCCGACCGCATCGGCGAGGGCCGCATCGGTCGTGACCAGAACGCAGGCGGCGTTCGGGTCGTGCTCGGCCTGGGCGAGGATGTCGGCCGCGATGAACCTCGGATTCGCCGTCCCATCGGCGAGGATCGCAATCTCGCTCGGGCCTGCCGGGAAATCGATCTCGGCCTCGTCCCGGAGGAGCATCTTCGCGGCGGTGACGAAGACGTTCCCGGGCCCGACGATCTTCTCCACCCTCGGGATCGTCTCGGTCCCGAGCGCCATGGCCGCGATCGCCTGCGCACCGCCGACCCGGTAGATCTCGTCGACGCCGGCGATATCGAGCGCCACAAGCGTGATCGGGCTCGTCGGCGGCGGGGTGCAGCAGCAGATCTCCCGGACTCCGGCGACTTTTGCGGGGATCGTGCACATCAGCGCCGTCGAGGGGTATGCCGCCCGCCCGCCGGGGACGTAGGCTCCGACCCGGGCAAGCGGCGTCGTCTTGACGCCGAGGGTGATCCCGGGCTCCATCTCCTGCAGCCAGAGGTCGCGCCCGCGCTGCAACTCATGGAACCGGCTGATCCGCACCTCCGCCTGCACGAGGCTATCGACCAGTTGCGCGTCCACCTGGTCGTAAGCCGCCTCCCGCTCCTCGTCGGAGACGGCGATCTCGGCCAGATCGATGCCGTCGAACTTCTTCGTCAGGTCGATCAGGGCGTCATCGCCCTCTGCCCGCACCCTCCCGACGATCTCAGAGACCGAGCCTTTTACCCGGTCGAGGTCCGACCGCCGTCCGGCAATCCAGGTCTCGATATCCAGCGCCTTCCACATGAGGAAAAGAGTCGGCGGGTTGAATCGTTAAGGTTTCGGCACTCTGCTCCCGGGAGCGGACTCTTCCTCTCGGCGCCGGGGGGAACGGCTCTCCTCCGGGGTGGGGGTTTATGAAAATGGCTTGATATTTTGTATTTGTTAATTTTTATAATAAAGATTATATATATGGTCCGCCGATTGCCCGCCCGTATGACTCCGAGATCATGGGTGCCCCTGGTGGGCATCATGGTAGTATTGCTTGCCGCATGTGCCGTCGCCGTCCCGGCACAGGAGGCGGCAAACCCTGACGTGCTCCGGATAGCGACGACGACAAGCCTCTACGATACCGGCCTTCTCGATGAACTCGAACTGATGTACGAGAACACCTCCGACGTGGACGTGCAGATCACCGCACAGGGGACGGGCCAGTCGCTTGATACCGCGCGACGCGGCGATGTCGACCTCGTCCTCGTCCATTCGCCGTCGCTTGAGCAGCAGTTCATCGACGAAGGCTACGGCATCAACGAGCGGTGCTTTGCCTACAACAACTTCCTCATCGTCGGGCCTGAGGCCGACCCGGCGGGCATCAAGAACATGACCCCTGAGGAAGCGTTCAAGGCAATCTACATCGCCGGCACGAACAACACGGCCGGCGTGGCCTTTGTCTCCCGCGGCGACGACTCCGGCACGCACAACCGGGAGCAGCAGATCTGGGCGGCGGCCGGCTACAACTACACCGAGGATATCCAGGACTCCGGGGACTGGTATCTTGAGACCGGGAGCGGCATGGGCGAGACCCTGACCGTCGCCAACCAGAAGAACGCCTACACGCTCTCCGACATCGGGACGTACCTCGCCTTCAAGGACCAACTGAACCTTGTAGAACTCGTCACCGAGGGCGACCAGCTCCTCAACCGCTACAGCGCGATCGCGGTCAACCCTGATAAGGTGTCGGGCGTCAAC is a window of Methanoculleus sp. 7T DNA encoding:
- a CDS encoding ABC transporter substrate-binding protein codes for the protein MTPRSWVPLVGIMVVLLAACAVAVPAQEAANPDVLRIATTTSLYDTGLLDELELMYENTSDVDVQITAQGTGQSLDTARRGDVDLVLVHSPSLEQQFIDEGYGINERCFAYNNFLIVGPEADPAGIKNMTPEEAFKAIYIAGTNNTAGVAFVSRGDDSGTHNREQQIWAAAGYNYTEDIQDSGDWYLETGSGMGETLTVANQKNAYTLSDIGTYLAFKDQLNLVELVTEGDQLLNRYSAIAVNPDKVSGVNIDEADNFIDWITSNETKEFIGNFGVEEYGQPLFVPLYPPECTEAPFNCTTCSGPENMTAGNATA